A genomic window from Pagrus major chromosome 23, Pma_NU_1.0 includes:
- the ddx5 gene encoding probable ATP-dependent RNA helicase DDX5 isoform X2: MPGYSDRDRGRDRDRDRDRGYGGGPPRFGGNRGGGGGGGKFGNPGERLRKKQWNLDELPKFEKNFYQQHPDVTRRSMQEVEQYRRAKTITVKGRECPNPIAKFHEASFPSYVMDVINKMNWTEPTPIQAQGWPLALSGQDMVGIAQTGSGKTLSYLLPAIVHINHQPFLERGDGPICLVLAPTRELAQQVQQVAAEYGRASRLKSTCIYGGAPKGPQIRDLERGVEICIATPGRLIDFLEAGKTNLRRCTYLVLDEADRMLDMGFEPQIRKIVDQIRPDRQTLMWSATWPKEVRQLAEDFLKEYVQINVGALQLSANHNILQIVDVCNDGEKENKLIRLLEEIMSEKENKTIIFVETKRRCDDLTRRMRRDGWPAMGIHGDKSQQERDWVLNEFKYGKAPILIATDVASRGLDVEDVKFVINFDYPNNSEDYIHRIGRTARSQKTGTAYTFFTPNNMRQASDLISVLREANQAINPKLLQMAEDRGGKSNWSFKGRQRWRL; encoded by the exons ATGCCAGGATATTCCGACAGAGACCGCGGCAGAGATAGGGACCGTGACAGAGATAGAGG CTATGGCGGTGGTCCTCCTCGCTTTGGTGGTAACcgtggtggaggaggtggtggaggaaaGTTCGGCAATCCCGGTGAACGCCTGCGGAAGAAACAGTGGAATCTCGACGAGCTCCCAAAGTTTGAGAAAAACTTCTATCAACAGCATCCCGACGTAACCCGGAGGTCTATG CAAGAAGTTGAGCAGTACAGAAGGGCCAAAACCATTACAGTTAAGGGAAGAGAATGCCCAAATCCTATTGCAAAGTTTCACGAGGCCAGCTTCCCAT CTTATGTGATGGATGTGATCAACAAAATGAACTGGACCGAACCAACACCCATTCAGGCACAGGGCTGGCCTTTGGCTCTTAGTGGCCAGGATATGGTCGGCATTGCGCAGACTGGCTCTGGCAAAACGCTTTCC TACTTGTTGCCAGCAATCGTGCACATCAACCATCAGCCTTTCCTGGAACGTGGAGATGGACCCATT TGCTTGGTGCTCGCCCCTACCCGTGAGCTGGCACAGCAGGTACAACAGGTAGCTGCAGAATATGGCAGAGCTTCTCGCCTCAAGTCCACCTGTATCTATGGAGGAGCACCCAAGGGACCCCAGATCCGTGACCTGGAAAGAG GTGTTGAGATCTGCATCGCCACTCCGGGAAGGCTCATCGACTTCCTTGAGGCAGGAAAGACAAACCTCCGAAGGTGCACTTATCTTGTGCTGGATGAAGCCGACAGAATGCTGGACATGGGCTTCGAGCCGCAGATTCGGAAAATTGTGGACCAAATCAGA CCTGACCGTCAGACTCTGATGTGGAGTGCTACTTGGCCCAAAGAGGTTCGCCAGCTGGCAGAAGATTTCCTGAAGGAGTACGTCCAGATCAATGTTGGTGCGCTGCAGCTCAGTGCTAACCACAACATCCTGCAGATAGTGGACGTCTGCAACGAcggagaaaaggaaaacaa acTCATTCGTCTGCTTGAGGAAATCATGAGTGAGAAAGAGAACAAGACCATCATCTTCGTGGAAACAAAGAGGCGCTGTGATGACCTCACCAGGAGGATGAGAAGGGATGG GTGGCCAGCTATGGGAATCCACGGAGACAAAAGCCAGCAGGAAAGAGACTGGGTTCTCAATG AGTTCAAATACGGAAAGGCTCCAATTCTCATTGCTACAGATGTTGCCTCCAGAGGTCTAG ATGTTGAAGACGTGAAATTTGTCATCAACTTTGACTACCCCAACAACTCTGAGGACTATATCCACCGCATTGGCAGAACGGCTCGTAGCCAAAAGACAGGCACAGCCTACACCTTCTTCACTCCCAACAACATGAGGCAGGCCAGTGACCTCATCTCTGTGCTCCGCGAGGCCAACCAGGCCATCAACCCAAAGCTCCTCCAGATGGCGGAAGACAGAGGAGGTAAATCTAATTG GTCGTTCAAGGGGAGGCAGAGGTGGCGACTATGA
- the ddx5 gene encoding probable ATP-dependent RNA helicase DDX5 isoform X1 — MPGYSDRDRGRDRDRDRDRGYGGGPPRFGGNRGGGGGGGKFGNPGERLRKKQWNLDELPKFEKNFYQQHPDVTRRSMQEVEQYRRAKTITVKGRECPNPIAKFHEASFPSYVMDVINKMNWTEPTPIQAQGWPLALSGQDMVGIAQTGSGKTLSYLLPAIVHINHQPFLERGDGPICLVLAPTRELAQQVQQVAAEYGRASRLKSTCIYGGAPKGPQIRDLERGVEICIATPGRLIDFLEAGKTNLRRCTYLVLDEADRMLDMGFEPQIRKIVDQIRPDRQTLMWSATWPKEVRQLAEDFLKEYVQINVGALQLSANHNILQIVDVCNDGEKENKLIRLLEEIMSEKENKTIIFVETKRRCDDLTRRMRRDGWPAMGIHGDKSQQERDWVLNEFKYGKAPILIATDVASRGLDVEDVKFVINFDYPNNSEDYIHRIGRTARSQKTGTAYTFFTPNNMRQASDLISVLREANQAINPKLLQMAEDRGGRSRGGRGGDYDRRDRYSSGRRDFGGFRDRDNGRGYDNGPNKAFGTNSQNGGGYGGNNGGANGFSGGSYNGNGQSNFNSQAGAFGGQNNFQAPQFAPAKVGAQTGAGHPPFPFPQAQAPQQHPPPLVPYPMPPQFSQ, encoded by the exons ATGCCAGGATATTCCGACAGAGACCGCGGCAGAGATAGGGACCGTGACAGAGATAGAGG CTATGGCGGTGGTCCTCCTCGCTTTGGTGGTAACcgtggtggaggaggtggtggaggaaaGTTCGGCAATCCCGGTGAACGCCTGCGGAAGAAACAGTGGAATCTCGACGAGCTCCCAAAGTTTGAGAAAAACTTCTATCAACAGCATCCCGACGTAACCCGGAGGTCTATG CAAGAAGTTGAGCAGTACAGAAGGGCCAAAACCATTACAGTTAAGGGAAGAGAATGCCCAAATCCTATTGCAAAGTTTCACGAGGCCAGCTTCCCAT CTTATGTGATGGATGTGATCAACAAAATGAACTGGACCGAACCAACACCCATTCAGGCACAGGGCTGGCCTTTGGCTCTTAGTGGCCAGGATATGGTCGGCATTGCGCAGACTGGCTCTGGCAAAACGCTTTCC TACTTGTTGCCAGCAATCGTGCACATCAACCATCAGCCTTTCCTGGAACGTGGAGATGGACCCATT TGCTTGGTGCTCGCCCCTACCCGTGAGCTGGCACAGCAGGTACAACAGGTAGCTGCAGAATATGGCAGAGCTTCTCGCCTCAAGTCCACCTGTATCTATGGAGGAGCACCCAAGGGACCCCAGATCCGTGACCTGGAAAGAG GTGTTGAGATCTGCATCGCCACTCCGGGAAGGCTCATCGACTTCCTTGAGGCAGGAAAGACAAACCTCCGAAGGTGCACTTATCTTGTGCTGGATGAAGCCGACAGAATGCTGGACATGGGCTTCGAGCCGCAGATTCGGAAAATTGTGGACCAAATCAGA CCTGACCGTCAGACTCTGATGTGGAGTGCTACTTGGCCCAAAGAGGTTCGCCAGCTGGCAGAAGATTTCCTGAAGGAGTACGTCCAGATCAATGTTGGTGCGCTGCAGCTCAGTGCTAACCACAACATCCTGCAGATAGTGGACGTCTGCAACGAcggagaaaaggaaaacaa acTCATTCGTCTGCTTGAGGAAATCATGAGTGAGAAAGAGAACAAGACCATCATCTTCGTGGAAACAAAGAGGCGCTGTGATGACCTCACCAGGAGGATGAGAAGGGATGG GTGGCCAGCTATGGGAATCCACGGAGACAAAAGCCAGCAGGAAAGAGACTGGGTTCTCAATG AGTTCAAATACGGAAAGGCTCCAATTCTCATTGCTACAGATGTTGCCTCCAGAGGTCTAG ATGTTGAAGACGTGAAATTTGTCATCAACTTTGACTACCCCAACAACTCTGAGGACTATATCCACCGCATTGGCAGAACGGCTCGTAGCCAAAAGACAGGCACAGCCTACACCTTCTTCACTCCCAACAACATGAGGCAGGCCAGTGACCTCATCTCTGTGCTCCGCGAGGCCAACCAGGCCATCAACCCAAAGCTCCTCCAGATGGCGGAAGACAGAGGAG GTCGTTCAAGGGGAGGCAGAGGTGGCGACTATGACCGTCGGGATAGATACTCCTCTGGAAGGCGTGATTTTGGCGGTTTTAGGGACAGGGATAACGGTAGAGGTTATGATAATGGACCAAACAAAGCTTTTGGCACAAATTCACAGAATGGAGGAGGCTATGGGGGCAATAATGGCGGCGCCAACGGCTTCAGCGGAGGCAGCTACAATGGTAATGGACAGTCCAACTTCAACAGCCAAGCAGGAGCGTTCGGTGGTCAGAATAACTTCCAGGCCCCACAGTTTGCTCCCGCTAAGGTTGGAGCCCAGACTGGTGCGGGTCATCCCCCATTCCCCTTCCCCCAGGCACAGGCTCCGCAGCAGCACCCCCCACCGCTGGTGCCCTACCCCATGCCTCCTCAGTTCTCtcagtaa